One genomic segment of Drosophila willistoni isolate 14030-0811.24 chromosome 2R unlocalized genomic scaffold, UCI_dwil_1.1 Seg200, whole genome shotgun sequence includes these proteins:
- the LOC6641612 gene encoding protein phosphatase 1 regulatory subunit 7-like — MNLSAGNNSQQRKCELIRNVVSSFDNNDSGLMIIKSSNLIEFDPNASSLDLNHGRVERIEDLENMKNLKRLYLRWNLIKKIENLDTLHSLIELELCDNQITKIENLDKLVNLEQLDISFNRLTTIENLMLLIKLERLFLCANRIKEIQNIETLTNLVLLELGDNQLRTIKNLDILIGLRYLYLGKNKIRKIENLEKLINLEVLSLQANRIRKIENLENLTKLTELYLSENGIVVIENLEKLINLDTLDLAKNFLTDINNLENQEKLNELWLNGNSIENWSCLTKLKENTNLRTIYLEENPLAKDKRYRAKLREQLPNLDQIDATLCR, encoded by the coding sequence ATGAATTTATCAGCTGGCAACAATTCTCAACAACGGAAATGTGAATTAATACGCAATGTGGTCTCATCGTTCGATAATAATGATTCGGGTCTCATGATAATAAAATCCTCAAATCTCATAGAATTTGATCCGAATGCCTCTAGTTTGGATTTAAATCATGGTCGTGTCGAAAGGATTGAGGATTTggagaatatgaaaaatttgaaacgtTTATATCTGCGTTGGaatttaataaagaaaattgaGAATCTTGATACCCTTCATTCTCTCATCGAATTGGAACTCTGCGATaatcaaataacaaaaattgaaaatcttGATAAACTTGTGAATTTGGAACAATTGGATATAAGTTTCAATCGTTTaacaacaattgaaaatctgatgttattaataaaattggAAAGATTATTTCTATGTGCGAATCGtataaaagaaatacaaaatattgaaacattAACTAATTTGGTATTACTCGAATTGGGTGATAATCAATTGCGAACGATTAAAAACTTGGACATATTGATCGGGCTACGTTATTTGTATTTgggtaaaaataaaatacgcAAAATTGAAAATCTTGAGAAATTGATCAATCTGGAAGTGCTAAGTTTGCAAGCGAATCGCATAAGAAAAATTGAGAATCTTGAAAATCTAACGAAATTAACAGAGCTTTATCTATCGGAGAATGGTATTGTagttattgaaaatttagaaaaactTATTAATTTGGATACATTGGATTTGGCCAAGAATTTTCTCACTGATATCAATAATTTGGAGAATCAGGAAAAACTGAATGAATTATGGTTGAATGgcaattcaattgaaaacTGGTCATGTCtaacaaaattgaaagaaaacaCAAATCTAAGGACAATATATTTGGAGGAAAATCCATTGGCGAAAGATAAACGTTATAGGGCCAAATTGCGGGAACAATTGCCAAATCTTGACCAAATCGATGCCACTCTTTGCCGATAA
- the LOC124460390 gene encoding C-type lectin 37Da-like, producing the protein MFRPIAFLSLLVISATFEIRPIVKDGLPGFTDITTAPFIKIGEGYYYIETELQRNWFDAYETCRLIGSELITIDTMEEWDLVNQYLQRYENRKSALLDLWNGFGQ; encoded by the exons ATGTTTCGTCCAATCGCATTTCTCAGCCTGCTGGTCATTTCCGCGACCTTTGAAATTAGGCCAATTGTCAAAGATG GTCTGCCGGGATTTACGGATATTACGACAGCGCCTTTCATCAAAATTGGAGAAGGTTATTATTACATTGAGACGGAGTTGCAGAGGAACTGGTTTGATGCCTATGAAACATGCCGTCTAATTGGCTCAGAGCTAATAACAATTGATACAATGGAGGAATGGGATTTGGTTAATCAGTATCTCCAGAGGTATGAAAATAGAAAATCAGCCCTACTGGACCTCTGGAACGGATTTGGCCAATGA